In Populus trichocarpa isolate Nisqually-1 chromosome 7, P.trichocarpa_v4.1, whole genome shotgun sequence, the following proteins share a genomic window:
- the LOC7478009 gene encoding NEDD8-conjugating enzyme Ubc12, with the protein MIRLFKVKEKQRELAENANGGVPIKKQSAGELRLHKDISELNLPKSCTMTFPNGKDDLMSFEVSIRPDEGYYLGGTFLFSFQVSPIYPHEAPKVKCKTKVYHPNIDLEGNVCLNILREDWKPVLNINTIIYGLYHLFTEPNYEDPLNHDAAAVLRDNPKMFESNVRRAMTGGYVGQSFFPRCI; encoded by the exons ATGATTCGGCTATTTAAAGTGAAGGAAAAGCAGAGAGAACTTGCTGAAAATGCTAATGGTGGCGTGCCGATCAAGAAGCAAAGTGCTGGAGAATTGCGTCTTCATAAAG ATATTTCTGAGCTGAACTTACCTAAATCATGCACCATGACGTTCCCCAATGGCAAGGATGACCTTATGAGCTTTGAGGTTTCTATCCGGCCAGATGAAGGATATTATTT AGGTGGAACGTTTTTGTTCTCTTTCCAAGTTTCCCCAATCTACCCACACGAAGCACCAAAAGTTAAATGCAAAACCAAG GTCTACCATCCAAACATCGACTTGGAAGGAAATGTCTGTCTCAATATCTTGCGAGAAGATTGGAAACCTGTCCTCAATATAAACACCATCATTTATGGATTATATCATCTCTTCACG GAACCAAATTACGAGGATCCCCTTAATCATGATGCTGCAGCAGTGTTGAGGGACAACCCAAAGATGTTTGAATCTAATGTGAGAAGGGCTATGACTGGCGGGTATGTGGGGCAATCCTTCTTTCCACGGTGTATTTAG